A single window of Candidatus Methylomirabilota bacterium DNA harbors:
- a CDS encoding aldolase/citrate lyase family protein, with amino-acid sequence MDDRALSEVVTAFGGDMAQAETDVAERWEAMKRVDPAATREAATRQLAWEYAPRPIEHVFPGDNWYFMTKAAQSQAHILLLDLEDAVATTRKHVARTVLTLLVRAHRGLPLTEEELEFLKANALPAGKAEQLEQQFIREGAHFVIKPECRFPKEQMVLIRPNNLRTKWAAGDYIEVVREIGDLIGGIYLPKIEGPDDVRVAVQILRALQQERGWVTGRHRVFVLTELPGAILTAEEILAVAPDVEEANLGVVDYTAATGGRSVVQQEQYTYMRYPLLKLVEASRATGKAAGTGITVKLNADDTEVDTVRAIALGIHRKWSVHPAHVEGIARRAAEFPPIPRKRIAFPEISPFNLEQLKRLAQEEKPILPPLVFVPRPVTLCRSVVTVAGHDLDGLRAVLASPADMVIIDVEGISGSNGQEPQRKLAQLCREAVRPAQVLALQMDLGRSEAVTELQQLLQLFKERVQALILPAVDHPRAVRHAAGLLTGSEREVGLPVGSISLGARISQPEIIEREAYAVATASRRMMWILLDLKGVQPKEDLDDPKTKGYYYYRSALVAATAAADIDAVDAMSDAAHLEEETLFSANLGFHGKIVTPDQVERVNTVMNPPRAGEQPVQPKGPGGEAFRARWINSVERALEILELYATADQERNLGAVAYNDPVTGQPELVDAATARIYYRQLERALKAGQLTDTEPERYVTARDRLLLALRPGGMEQVGEAVFPGEKLQGDAVSVSAWMVQAFAKTSGDRNRYHLDRAYAEKSRFQRLVAHGLFTLSSMLAGLGRVVPAYGLESLEAHFRAPVYFGDTIIPLAEVQEVFEGGWAALRLSAVNQEGKVVCEGTATLRPEKSGDLLSVSPDELPWVRQWAQDVTPSVPSVVYDFTNPSSPRQQSFTKAIDVELVKATRALFGPLYPHQVSTLLALGTMAMTSAESSPGHLLLTVRVSHFGLPIEAGDQLSLSATAPPPDQIRRSQKGKGTPIVPIDIAVNNQRGGDVLKGQVVKLMEEQQPAS; translated from the coding sequence ATGGATGATCGAGCCTTAAGCGAGGTGGTGACGGCTTTTGGGGGCGATATGGCACAGGCCGAGACAGACGTCGCTGAGCGGTGGGAAGCCATGAAGCGGGTTGACCCCGCTGCGACCCGCGAGGCGGCAACCCGGCAGCTCGCCTGGGAATACGCCCCCCGACCGATCGAGCACGTCTTCCCCGGAGACAACTGGTATTTCATGACGAAGGCGGCCCAGTCCCAGGCTCATATCCTCCTCCTCGACCTCGAAGATGCGGTGGCCACCACCCGCAAGCACGTCGCCCGCACCGTCCTGACTCTCCTGGTCCGGGCCCATCGGGGGCTACCCTTGACGGAAGAAGAGCTGGAATTTCTCAAGGCCAACGCGCTGCCGGCTGGCAAGGCGGAACAGCTCGAGCAGCAATTCATCCGGGAGGGGGCACACTTCGTGATCAAGCCGGAATGCCGGTTCCCCAAAGAACAGATGGTCCTGATCCGGCCGAACAATCTCCGCACCAAGTGGGCGGCCGGGGACTACATTGAGGTAGTCCGGGAAATTGGCGACCTCATCGGAGGGATTTATTTGCCGAAAATCGAGGGGCCGGATGACGTACGGGTCGCCGTCCAGATCCTCCGGGCCCTGCAGCAGGAACGGGGCTGGGTGACAGGGAGACACAGGGTCTTTGTCCTCACTGAGCTGCCCGGAGCCATCCTGACCGCGGAAGAGATCCTCGCCGTGGCCCCCGACGTGGAAGAGGCAAACCTGGGTGTCGTCGACTACACGGCGGCCACCGGGGGGCGCAGCGTGGTCCAGCAAGAGCAGTACACCTATATGCGGTACCCGCTCCTCAAACTCGTGGAGGCCTCCCGGGCTACGGGAAAAGCGGCCGGGACGGGAATCACCGTGAAGCTGAATGCGGATGACACCGAAGTGGACACCGTCCGGGCCATTGCCCTCGGGATCCATCGCAAGTGGAGTGTCCATCCCGCGCATGTTGAAGGCATCGCCAGGCGGGCTGCCGAATTTCCCCCGATCCCCCGGAAGCGTATCGCCTTCCCCGAAATTTCCCCTTTCAACCTTGAGCAGCTCAAGCGACTGGCGCAAGAGGAGAAACCGATCCTCCCCCCCCTCGTCTTCGTCCCTCGTCCCGTGACCCTCTGCCGATCGGTGGTTACCGTCGCGGGCCACGATCTCGACGGACTGCGGGCTGTCCTCGCCTCACCTGCCGATATGGTGATCATTGACGTCGAAGGCATCTCCGGATCTAACGGGCAGGAGCCCCAGCGCAAGCTGGCGCAGCTGTGTCGAGAGGCGGTTCGCCCCGCCCAGGTGTTGGCCCTTCAGATGGACCTCGGGAGGTCCGAGGCGGTTACAGAACTTCAGCAACTGCTCCAGCTTTTCAAGGAACGGGTCCAGGCCCTTATCCTGCCCGCCGTCGACCATCCACGCGCTGTCCGGCATGCCGCCGGTCTCCTCACCGGATCCGAGCGGGAGGTCGGCCTCCCAGTCGGCTCCATCTCCTTAGGGGCGCGGATCAGTCAGCCTGAGATCATCGAGCGTGAGGCCTATGCCGTCGCGACGGCGAGCCGACGGATGATGTGGATCCTCCTCGACCTCAAGGGCGTGCAACCGAAGGAGGACTTGGACGATCCAAAGACCAAAGGATATTACTACTACCGGTCAGCGCTGGTGGCTGCCACGGCCGCGGCGGATATCGACGCCGTGGATGCGATGAGTGACGCCGCACACCTGGAAGAGGAGACCCTCTTTTCCGCCAATCTCGGTTTTCACGGGAAAATAGTCACACCGGATCAGGTCGAGCGCGTCAATACCGTGATGAATCCCCCCCGAGCCGGCGAGCAACCCGTCCAGCCAAAAGGACCGGGGGGTGAAGCGTTCAGGGCGCGATGGATCAACTCCGTGGAGCGGGCCCTCGAGATCCTGGAACTTTACGCCACCGCCGACCAAGAGCGGAACCTGGGCGCGGTTGCGTACAACGACCCGGTGACCGGCCAACCCGAGCTCGTGGATGCGGCAACCGCCCGCATCTATTACCGGCAATTGGAGCGGGCGCTCAAGGCAGGACAGCTTACCGACACCGAGCCGGAACGCTACGTGACAGCCCGGGACCGGCTGCTCCTCGCGCTCAGACCAGGTGGGATGGAGCAGGTCGGCGAGGCGGTCTTCCCGGGGGAGAAGTTGCAGGGAGATGCCGTTTCGGTGAGTGCTTGGATGGTGCAAGCATTCGCCAAGACTTCTGGGGATCGGAACCGCTACCATCTGGACCGGGCGTATGCAGAGAAGTCCCGGTTTCAAAGACTAGTGGCTCACGGACTCTTCACGTTGAGCAGCATGCTGGCAGGCCTTGGCCGCGTCGTGCCTGCCTATGGCCTCGAGTCGCTCGAGGCGCACTTCCGGGCCCCGGTCTACTTCGGGGACACCATCATCCCCCTGGCCGAGGTACAGGAAGTCTTTGAGGGAGGATGGGCGGCACTCCGGCTGAGCGCGGTCAACCAGGAGGGGAAGGTCGTTTGCGAGGGGACGGCCACCTTGCGACCCGAGAAGTCTGGAGACCTCCTATCCGTATCCCCTGATGAGCTACCCTGGGTCCGGCAATGGGCCCAGGATGTGACCCCCTCCGTTCCGTCAGTGGTTTACGACTTTACCAACCCGTCAAGTCCCCGCCAGCAGAGCTTCACCAAGGCGATAGACGTCGAGCTCGTAAAAGCCACCCGGGCCCTCTTTGGCCCCCTCTACCCTCACCAGGTGAGCACCCTGCTCGCCCTGGGAACAATGGCCATGACCTCGGCCGAAAGCTCGCCCGGCCACCTCCTCCTCACGGTAAGGGTGTCTCATTTCGGCCTTCCCATCGAGGCCGGAGACCAGCTCAGTCTCTCGGCTACGGCGCCGCCGCCGGACCAGATCCGGCGCTCCCAAAAGGGGAAAGGAACCCCGATTGTCCCGATCGATATTGCAGTAAATAATCAGCGCGGCGGAGACGTTCTTAAGGGACAGGTGGTCAAACTGATGGAGGAGCAGCAGCCGGCATCTTAA
- a CDS encoding tetratricopeptide repeat protein: protein MRMRREREEEIQQIRTQFAGMVARSEEQVDLAEATLLIAAEEYPHLDIGEYLDRIRRMADRVKDRVSLELDPLKLVEGLNDYLFKEEGFRGNSEDYYDLKNSFLNEVIDRRKGIPISLSILYMEIAWRLELPLVGVGLPGHFIVKYETADREILIDPFHRGVLLSEEDCQRTLDRIYAEKIAFHRGLLTPMTKRSILARTLNNLKGIYLHRKDFPRALGVVERLLLIHPHSPTELRDRGLIYGQMNKIPQAIADLRGYLEAVKEADDREAIGTHLRHLQMRQASRN, encoded by the coding sequence ATGCGAATGCGACGAGAGCGGGAAGAAGAGATCCAGCAGATCCGAACCCAGTTTGCCGGCATGGTCGCGCGGTCGGAAGAGCAGGTCGACCTGGCCGAGGCGACCCTGCTGATCGCCGCTGAGGAATATCCTCATCTAGACATCGGGGAATACCTCGACCGGATCAGGCGCATGGCCGATCGGGTCAAGGATCGGGTGAGCCTCGAACTCGACCCGTTAAAGCTCGTCGAGGGACTGAACGACTATCTCTTTAAGGAGGAGGGGTTTCGGGGCAATTCCGAAGATTATTACGACCTGAAGAACAGTTTCCTCAACGAGGTGATCGATCGTCGGAAGGGGATCCCCATCTCCCTCTCCATCCTCTATATGGAGATCGCCTGGCGCCTCGAACTCCCCCTGGTCGGGGTGGGCCTGCCGGGTCACTTTATCGTTAAATACGAGACGGCCGATCGCGAGATCCTCATCGATCCTTTCCACCGGGGAGTTCTCCTCTCGGAAGAGGACTGCCAGCGCACCCTAGACCGCATTTACGCGGAGAAGATCGCTTTCCATCGAGGACTCCTCACCCCGATGACGAAAAGGTCGATCCTGGCCAGGACGCTGAACAACCTGAAGGGGATCTATCTGCACCGGAAAGATTTCCCCCGAGCGCTCGGCGTGGTGGAACGACTGTTGTTGATCCATCCCCACTCCCCGACCGAACTGAGGGATCGGGGCCTGATCTATGGGCAGATGAACAAAATCCCTCAGGCCATTGCTGACCTCCGTGGCTATCTGGAGGCAGTCAAGGAGGCGGACGACCGGGAAGCGATCGGCACACATCTCCGCCACCTCCAGATGCGTCAGGCCTCGCGAAACTGA
- a CDS encoding HAD family phosphatase, which produces MLRAIIFDFDGVIVDTERFHFQALQRVLEEEQIPLTWEEYTQSYLAMDDKNCFRTVLSRHGRKATAQELKELTERKATFFFSDAADSVALFPGVEGFIRQVAQKNPLAIASGALREEIEFILAKVGLRECFPVVVAAEDVEKGKPDPEAYATALARLNRLGSGKPVKPSECLVIEDSRHGVAAATAAGMRCLAVANSYPPQELAAAHLVVKSLEHLDLVRIEALFG; this is translated from the coding sequence ATGCTACGGGCGATCATCTTCGACTTTGACGGCGTCATCGTCGATACCGAGCGGTTTCACTTCCAGGCACTGCAACGCGTCCTCGAGGAGGAGCAGATCCCACTCACCTGGGAGGAGTACACCCAGAGCTACCTAGCGATGGATGACAAGAATTGCTTCCGTACGGTGCTATCGCGCCACGGGCGAAAAGCGACGGCGCAGGAACTCAAAGAGCTCACCGAACGGAAGGCCACCTTTTTTTTCAGCGACGCCGCCGATTCGGTCGCCCTCTTTCCCGGGGTCGAAGGCTTCATCCGCCAGGTCGCGCAGAAGAATCCTCTGGCCATCGCCTCCGGGGCCCTCCGGGAGGAGATCGAATTTATCCTCGCAAAGGTCGGCCTCCGGGAATGCTTCCCGGTCGTGGTCGCCGCCGAGGATGTGGAGAAGGGGAAACCCGACCCCGAGGCCTACGCCACTGCCCTGGCCCGGCTGAACCGGCTAGGCTCTGGCAAGCCCGTGAAACCCTCCGAGTGCCTCGTGATCGAGGATTCCCGCCATGGGGTAGCCGCTGCCACAGCCGCCGGGATGCGGTGCCTCGCCGTTGCGAACTCCTACCCGCCGCAGGAGCTCGCTGCTGCCCATCTCGTGGTGAAGAGCCTAGAGCATCTTGACCTGGTGCGGATCGAGGCCCTTTTTGGCTAA
- a CDS encoding cob(I)yrinic acid a,c-diamide adenosyltransferase, translating to MKIYTKTGDQGETSLFDGTRVPKHDPRVEAYGDVDELNALLGTVRALLTDQEIGEVLNSIQRDLFAIGAQLADPKFGERKRKEKVRLSEARVKDLEEIIDRCETELPPLKHFILPGGSQAGALLHLGRTICRRAERRTVALKQHGTPVPPIVIIYINRLSDLLFVLARVVNHRQGIQEVAW from the coding sequence GTGAAGATCTACACCAAAACGGGCGACCAGGGCGAGACCAGCCTCTTCGATGGGACCCGGGTGCCCAAGCACGATCCCCGGGTGGAGGCGTACGGAGACGTCGATGAACTGAATGCGCTCTTGGGGACTGTTCGGGCCTTGCTGACCGATCAGGAGATCGGCGAGGTTCTCAACTCCATCCAGCGGGACCTCTTCGCCATCGGGGCCCAGTTGGCCGACCCCAAATTCGGGGAACGAAAGCGAAAGGAAAAGGTCAGGCTGAGCGAGGCCCGGGTAAAGGACCTGGAAGAGATCATCGACCGTTGCGAGACAGAACTTCCCCCGCTCAAGCATTTCATCCTGCCAGGCGGGAGCCAGGCCGGAGCGCTCCTCCACCTGGGCCGTACCATATGCCGACGGGCCGAGCGGCGGACTGTGGCGCTCAAGCAGCATGGAACGCCGGTGCCGCCGATCGTCATCATCTACATCAACCGTCTGTCGGACCTTCTCTTCGTCCTGGCGAGAGTTGTCAACCATCGGCAAGGGATACAGGAGGTAGCGTGGTAA
- a CDS encoding A/G-specific adenine glycosylase: protein MSRAGVDRALKRSFQRRLLKWYQSQGRDLPWRRTRDPYRILVSEVMLQQTQVERVLGFYDKFLKRYPTVAELASAPPSKVREAWDGLGYYARARNLHRTAKQVLHRHGGQFPRRYEEVHRLPGVGRSTAGALMSFAFNVPTPILDTNVKRFLSRVFIHRPSPTPAQMERRLWRLSASLIPNGETWAFNQALMDFGALVCTAKNPRCHTCCLSDMCRAYPKLTRGGVERR, encoded by the coding sequence GTGAGTCGAGCAGGAGTCGATCGGGCACTCAAGCGGAGCTTTCAGCGACGTCTCCTCAAGTGGTATCAATCCCAGGGTCGGGATCTGCCCTGGCGGAGGACCCGAGACCCGTATCGAATTCTGGTCTCCGAGGTGATGCTGCAGCAGACCCAGGTAGAGCGGGTCCTTGGATTCTACGACAAATTTCTCAAGCGGTACCCCACGGTGGCAGAGCTGGCGTCGGCGCCGCCCAGCAAGGTGCGAGAGGCCTGGGATGGGCTTGGCTACTACGCCCGGGCCAGGAACCTCCACCGGACGGCCAAACAGGTGCTTCACCGCCATGGCGGCCAGTTTCCCAGACGCTACGAGGAGGTCCACCGCTTGCCGGGGGTGGGTCGCTCTACAGCAGGCGCCCTGATGAGCTTTGCCTTCAACGTCCCAACTCCCATACTGGACACCAATGTCAAGCGCTTCCTCTCCCGGGTCTTTATCCATCGCCCTTCGCCAACACCGGCACAGATGGAGCGGCGGCTCTGGCGTCTCAGTGCGAGCCTGATCCCGAATGGGGAGACGTGGGCCTTTAACCAGGCGCTCATGGATTTTGGGGCGTTAGTGTGTACCGCGAAAAATCCCCGGTGCCACACCTGCTGTTTAAGCGACATGTGTCGGGCGTATCCCAAATTGACGCGCGGGGGAGTAGAGCGACGGTGA
- a CDS encoding (deoxy)nucleoside triphosphate pyrophosphohydrolase, whose translation MVVTAGIITHGGRVLICQRQKGTWGEYKWEFPGGKVEDGEDPRECLRRELKEELAIEPEIGPLLCRLEHRYPDRDVELIVFHIPAYTGEIHNRQFESIRWVGRDEIAQFDFLEADRPVIETVARESLFGDRQ comes from the coding sequence ATGGTAGTAACGGCAGGGATTATCACCCATGGAGGGCGCGTCCTAATTTGCCAACGCCAGAAAGGGACTTGGGGGGAGTACAAGTGGGAGTTTCCCGGTGGAAAGGTCGAGGACGGGGAAGACCCACGAGAATGCCTTCGGCGGGAACTGAAGGAAGAGCTAGCGATCGAGCCAGAAATCGGACCGCTCCTTTGCCGCCTCGAGCACCGCTATCCTGACAGGGACGTAGAGCTGATCGTGTTTCACATCCCTGCGTACACCGGTGAGATCCACAACCGACAGTTCGAAAGTATCCGCTGGGTGGGACGGGATGAGATTGCTCAATTTGATTTCCTCGAGGCGGATCGCCCCGTGATCGAGACGGTAGCCAGGGAAAGCCTGTTTGGTGATCGTCAGTGA
- a CDS encoding DUF362 domain-containing protein, with protein MVHGENVPRMVERAVDLIGGMAKLRIAGARTLVKPNVVWGEPPPATTDPRVVKSVTSLVKAQGPVSLAVGDMSAVLSLPTRPHLEKTGIAEVAREVGAEVLAFDEGDWVKVDPPHVEYAKTVYVAKAAYEAERLISVPVIKTHRSASYSCALKNTVGCVHGKNKPWMYGSDGWEPAVAELNMAVRPHLFVVDGLQSMIRGGLWSGEAAPTGIILASGDPIAADVVVLGIIRAFGQWGMVKSKGVWEQV; from the coding sequence ATGGTCCATGGGGAAAATGTCCCTCGGATGGTCGAGCGGGCGGTCGACCTCATCGGAGGGATGGCGAAGCTCAGGATTGCCGGTGCGCGGACCCTGGTGAAACCGAATGTGGTCTGGGGTGAGCCCCCTCCGGCCACCACGGATCCACGGGTGGTGAAGTCGGTCACCTCCTTGGTGAAGGCACAAGGCCCGGTGTCTCTTGCAGTAGGAGATATGTCCGCGGTGCTCTCGCTCCCGACGCGACCTCACCTGGAGAAGACAGGGATTGCAGAGGTGGCCCGAGAAGTGGGAGCAGAGGTCCTGGCCTTTGATGAGGGGGATTGGGTAAAGGTGGATCCACCCCACGTGGAGTATGCGAAGACCGTCTATGTGGCCAAGGCGGCCTACGAGGCCGAGCGACTCATCAGCGTGCCCGTGATCAAGACCCACCGCAGTGCGAGTTACAGTTGTGCTCTCAAGAACACCGTCGGGTGCGTCCACGGCAAGAATAAGCCGTGGATGTACGGCAGCGATGGGTGGGAGCCCGCGGTGGCGGAACTGAATATGGCCGTTCGGCCCCATCTGTTCGTGGTGGATGGGCTCCAGAGCATGATTCGTGGCGGTCTCTGGTCCGGGGAGGCGGCGCCAACCGGCATCATCCTGGCAAGCGGTGATCCCATCGCCGCCGATGTAGTGGTCCTTGGGATAATCCGCGCCTTTGGGCAGTGGGGGATGGTGAAATCAAAGGGGGTCTGGGAACAGGTGTAG
- a CDS encoding DUF763 domain-containing protein: MKTGIAHLPLHTGKAPAWLFQRMKELGREIILVILADYGAQELLRRLSDPHWFQALGCALGFDWHSSGLTTTVCGALKEGLNPLYKETGLAIAGGKGATFRKTPTEIAEASAALQRDPTPLIYASRMAAKVDNTALQDGYQLYHHLFLFTRDGRWAVIQQGMNADNRYARRYHWLGEQVQNFVCEPESAICCDRREAEVLNLVAADSEGTRVATTVLSREEPDHLLGEVEKLKTLELPARHAVALADLNPRRLRSVLLRTYEAQPEGFEELLRLPGVGPKSLRALALLSELIHGAPPSFQDPARYSFTHGGKDGHPFPVSREAYDTSIHFLRRALQAAKIGHTEKLRAFRRLDRAFAS, encoded by the coding sequence GTGAAGACGGGTATTGCCCATCTGCCTTTGCACACCGGTAAGGCCCCTGCCTGGCTCTTTCAAAGGATGAAGGAGCTGGGGCGAGAAATCATCCTGGTCATCCTAGCTGATTATGGGGCTCAAGAGCTTCTTCGCCGGCTCTCCGATCCCCACTGGTTTCAGGCCTTGGGGTGCGCTCTGGGCTTCGACTGGCACTCGAGCGGCCTCACCACCACCGTCTGCGGCGCTCTCAAGGAGGGACTGAATCCTCTGTATAAAGAGACCGGGCTCGCCATTGCCGGGGGGAAAGGTGCAACCTTCCGCAAGACACCGACTGAGATCGCGGAGGCCTCTGCCGCACTCCAGAGGGACCCCACTCCCTTAATCTATGCTAGCCGGATGGCGGCCAAGGTGGATAACACGGCACTCCAAGACGGCTATCAGCTTTACCACCATCTTTTCTTGTTCACGAGGGACGGCAGATGGGCGGTCATCCAGCAGGGGATGAACGCAGATAACCGGTACGCCCGCCGGTATCACTGGCTCGGAGAGCAGGTGCAGAACTTCGTCTGCGAGCCAGAGTCGGCCATCTGCTGTGACCGGCGAGAGGCCGAAGTGCTCAATCTAGTGGCTGCCGATAGTGAAGGGACCCGGGTGGCCACCACCGTTCTCTCCCGAGAGGAGCCGGACCATTTACTGGGAGAGGTGGAGAAACTCAAGACCCTCGAGCTCCCTGCCCGCCATGCGGTGGCCCTGGCTGATCTGAATCCAAGGCGGCTGCGGTCAGTACTGCTACGGACGTATGAGGCCCAGCCCGAAGGCTTTGAGGAGCTCCTGAGGCTTCCGGGAGTCGGTCCAAAGAGCCTGCGAGCCCTCGCGCTGCTCTCGGAGCTCATACACGGCGCACCTCCCTCCTTTCAGGATCCTGCCAGGTATAGTTTCACCCACGGCGGCAAGGATGGCCATCCCTTCCCCGTCAGCCGGGAGGCCTATGACACCTCCATCCACTTCTTGCGCAGGGCGCTGCAGGCTGCCAAGATCGGACACACCGAGAAGTTGCGCGCCTTCCGTCGTCTCGACCGCGCCTTCGCCTCGTGA
- a CDS encoding bifunctional folylpolyglutamate synthase/dihydrofolate synthase, whose amino-acid sequence MNYPDALAFLYDLQRFGIRLGLENVLRLVEAFGHPEATFKSVHVAGTNGKGSTAAFLDGILRATSCRVGLYTSPHLLDFRERILVDGHPISEQELAVLATEVAGVIDRIFAPSPLASPTFFEAVTALAFLHFARVHVDWGVIEVGLGGRSDATNILQEKVSVITNIGLEHEEHLGDSLASIAAEKAGIIQEEGSVVSAAEGAALDAIVRIVREKGAHLIRVQDHYQVEHLGRSEQGETFRVTGRLRKYDSLQIPLAGRHQVLNAATALAVAELLEEKGFRVGEAAIRQGLAAARCPGRLQVVATRPRILVDGAHNPHAIMALRAFLEEERLPGRLVVIFGVLKDKAWERMLAILAPLASAIILTRPESDRGAEPRVLASTASRCFRQVQIAETMPEALAAARTVVGPEDTVLVTGSLFTVAGALRALNFASLF is encoded by the coding sequence ATGAACTATCCTGATGCACTCGCTTTCCTATATGACCTTCAGCGCTTTGGCATCAGGCTGGGGCTCGAGAATGTTCTCCGCCTGGTGGAGGCCTTTGGTCACCCTGAGGCGACCTTCAAATCCGTCCACGTGGCCGGGACGAACGGTAAAGGCTCCACCGCCGCCTTTCTAGACGGGATCCTCCGAGCGACAAGCTGCAGGGTCGGCCTCTACACCTCCCCTCATCTCTTGGACTTTCGGGAACGGATTCTGGTGGACGGCCATCCTATCTCTGAGCAGGAGTTGGCTGTCCTCGCGACCGAGGTCGCGGGCGTCATCGACCGCATTTTCGCTCCGTCGCCGCTGGCTTCTCCTACCTTCTTTGAGGCGGTCACTGCCTTAGCGTTCCTCCACTTCGCCCGTGTCCACGTGGACTGGGGGGTGATCGAGGTTGGTCTCGGTGGCCGCTCCGATGCGACCAACATCCTTCAGGAAAAGGTATCGGTCATCACCAACATCGGGCTAGAGCATGAGGAACATCTCGGCGACAGCCTGGCGAGCATTGCCGCGGAGAAGGCGGGGATCATCCAGGAAGAGGGATCGGTGGTGAGCGCTGCAGAGGGGGCGGCCCTGGACGCGATCGTCCGAATTGTCCGGGAAAAGGGAGCTCACTTAATCAGGGTCCAGGATCATTATCAGGTGGAACACCTGGGTCGTTCCGAACAGGGGGAGACTTTCCGGGTCACGGGGAGGCTCAGGAAGTACGATTCCCTACAGATTCCCCTCGCGGGCAGGCACCAGGTCTTAAACGCAGCTACGGCCCTGGCCGTTGCCGAGCTGCTTGAAGAGAAAGGCTTTCGGGTGGGCGAAGCCGCGATACGGCAGGGGCTCGCGGCCGCCCGCTGCCCCGGCCGCCTTCAGGTGGTCGCGACGCGGCCCCGGATTCTGGTGGATGGGGCTCACAACCCGCATGCCATCATGGCCTTGCGGGCCTTTTTGGAAGAGGAAAGACTCCCGGGGCGCCTCGTGGTCATCTTCGGCGTTCTCAAGGATAAGGCCTGGGAGCGGATGCTCGCGATCCTGGCCCCCCTGGCCTCGGCCATCATCCTTACGCGTCCCGAAAGCGATCGGGGGGCCGAGCCGAGGGTATTAGCCTCGACTGCCTCCCGGTGCTTTCGCCAGGTCCAGATCGCCGAGACGATGCCGGAAGCCTTAGCTGCTGCCCGTACGGTCGTCGGTCCCGAAGATACCGTCCTCGTCACCGGTTCGCTCTTTACCGTTGCCGGCGCCCTGCGCGCCCTCAATTTCGCATCTCTCTTCTGA